One region of Polynucleobacter sp. MWH-Aus1W21 genomic DNA includes:
- a CDS encoding nucleotidyltransferase family protein, producing MSDLFWQKSILPISSTIEEVIRNLNQTAIKIVLISDSDGHLQGTLSDGDIRRGLLKGLTLSSPIQSIVHQNALVVPAGMTRVTVLSMMTANKVQQIPVVDDDGKIVGLHIWDEVASVQARPNSMVIMAGGMGTRLLPHTESCPKPMLLIQGKPMLEHIIERAKSEGFSHFILAIHHLGHMIEEYFGDGGRFGVRIDYLREKAPLGTAGALSLLDPLPKYPFVVTNGDVITDIRYGEILDFHLRHQAAATMAVRVHEWQHPFGVVEINGVEIIGFEEKPIARSHVNAGVYVIEPDSLAQLQKDARCDMPTLFERLQEKTQRTVAYPMHEPWLDVGRPDDLAKARSSEGLRS from the coding sequence ATGAGCGACTTGTTTTGGCAGAAATCCATCCTCCCCATTTCTTCGACAATTGAAGAGGTTATTCGGAACCTAAATCAAACAGCCATCAAAATCGTATTGATTAGTGATTCAGATGGCCATCTTCAGGGAACGCTTTCAGATGGCGATATTCGCAGAGGCTTGCTTAAGGGGTTAACGCTTAGCAGCCCTATTCAGTCAATTGTTCACCAGAATGCATTGGTGGTGCCTGCTGGAATGACTCGGGTCACTGTATTAAGCATGATGACGGCAAATAAGGTGCAGCAAATACCCGTAGTTGATGATGACGGAAAAATTGTTGGACTTCACATTTGGGATGAGGTTGCAAGTGTGCAAGCCCGCCCTAATTCTATGGTCATTATGGCTGGTGGTATGGGTACGAGATTGCTGCCTCACACTGAGAGCTGCCCAAAGCCAATGCTGCTCATTCAAGGCAAACCAATGCTCGAGCACATTATTGAGCGTGCAAAATCTGAAGGGTTTAGTCATTTCATTCTTGCCATTCATCATTTGGGTCACATGATTGAAGAGTATTTTGGTGATGGGGGTAGGTTTGGTGTGCGCATTGATTATTTGCGTGAAAAAGCCCCTCTTGGTACTGCTGGGGCTCTTAGTCTTTTGGATCCTTTGCCTAAATATCCATTTGTAGTGACAAACGGCGATGTCATTACAGATATTCGCTATGGAGAAATATTGGATTTTCATTTACGCCATCAAGCTGCTGCAACGATGGCAGTGCGCGTACATGAATGGCAGCACCCATTTGGTGTGGTTGAAATTAATGGAGTTGAGATTATTGGCTTCGAAGAAAAGCCAATTGCGCGTTCACATGTAAATGCTGGCGTATACGTTATCGAACCTGATTCGCTGGCTCAATTGCAGAAGGATGCTCGTTGTGACATGCCTACTCTTTTTGAGCGTCTGCAAGAGAAGACTCAACGCACAGTGGCATATCCTATGCACGAGCCTTGGTTGGATGTTGGTAGACCAGATGACCTTGCAAAAGCTAGATCTTCAGAGGGATTGCGCTCTTGA
- a CDS encoding high-potential iron-sulfur protein codes for MKTTRRQFMIMSAAGAATLALNNTAQAQAMVAETDPQAAALGYKADASKVDKAKFPKYAAGQVCDNCALYQGKAGSAAGGCSLFAGKQVAGKGWCSAYAKKA; via the coding sequence ATGAAAACCACGCGTCGTCAATTTATGATTATGTCAGCTGCAGGTGCTGCAACCTTAGCATTAAATAACACTGCTCAAGCGCAGGCAATGGTTGCCGAAACGGATCCTCAGGCTGCTGCATTGGGATACAAAGCTGATGCCTCTAAAGTAGATAAAGCAAAATTCCCTAAGTACGCTGCCGGTCAAGTTTGTGACAATTGCGCGCTCTATCAAGGCAAAGCTGGATCTGCTGCAGGCGGCTGCTCTTTGTTTGCTGGCAAGCAAGTTGCAGGTAAAGGCTGGTGCTCTGCTTATGCCAAGAAGGCTTAA
- a CDS encoding MarR family EPS-associated transcriptional regulator, translated as MPEVDQSDSSEIHFQVLRAIAQNPDLTQRELAAVLGISLGKANYCLKALVVKGLVKIESFAKSKNKLGYAYLLTPQGVAQKAALTTSFLRHKLEEYESLRSEIEMLKLENANSASTSVQEKKDLQVEAQAK; from the coding sequence ATGCCAGAAGTAGACCAATCGGATTCAAGTGAAATTCACTTTCAGGTGCTCAGAGCAATTGCTCAGAACCCAGACCTAACTCAACGTGAGTTGGCGGCCGTACTGGGAATCAGCCTTGGAAAGGCAAACTATTGTCTAAAGGCTCTTGTAGTGAAGGGACTGGTAAAGATTGAATCTTTTGCAAAAAGTAAGAATAAATTGGGTTACGCCTATCTACTAACGCCACAAGGCGTTGCGCAAAAGGCAGCGCTTACAACTAGCTTTCTTAGGCACAAGCTAGAGGAGTATGAATCCCTTCGTTCCGAAATAGAGATGTTGAAATTAGAAAATGCGAATTCTGCCAGCACCTCGGTGCAGGAGAAGAAGGACTTGCAGGTCGAGGCGCAGGCTAAGTGA
- a CDS encoding ABC transporter ATP-binding protein codes for MTQLSPQPLNQLVARLWVHISHRRRCQLASLFVLMLLASLAEIISIGAVLPFLTALVSPEVIFKNALAQPLISYLGINSPQEMLFPIAAIFAIFALLAGLIRLTLLWASTRITYAIGADLSIDIYRRTLYQPYSVHLARNSSEIINGIASKTNNVISTIMMLLNMMSSGIILIAILLALLSISAKVAIAAFVGFGLIYTAIAWITKGRLLRDGREVALQSTQVIKSLQEGLGGIRDVLLDGTQSVYCQSYLNADIPMRRAQGSSVFLISAPRFAIEALGMVLISVLAYFLAIQPEGISSAIPVLGALALGAQRMLPALQQIYGAWSSVKGGQASLEDSLDLLDQPMPTNHHEDSLVLPFQRAIKLSNLSFYYGNNSHLVLKNISLTIAKGSRLGLIGKTGSGKSTLTDILMGLLAPSAGDLSIDGIALNTCNIRAWQKHIAHVPQSIFLADSSIAENIAFGVPKNEIDMVKVRHAAEKAQLASIIETWSDGYHTMVGERGARLSGGQRQRIGIARALYKEADVIIFDEATSALDNETESAVMESIEALDQDLTLIIIAHRISTLRQCTQIIELADGVIARTGSYQDIVQANPV; via the coding sequence GTGACTCAATTAAGCCCTCAACCCCTCAATCAACTAGTTGCGCGTCTATGGGTGCACATTAGCCATCGACGCCGCTGTCAACTCGCGTCTTTATTTGTGCTTATGTTGTTGGCTTCTCTTGCTGAAATTATTAGTATCGGAGCAGTGCTGCCATTTTTAACTGCGCTTGTTTCCCCGGAAGTGATTTTCAAAAATGCACTTGCTCAGCCATTAATTAGTTATTTGGGAATTAACTCTCCTCAGGAAATGTTGTTTCCTATTGCAGCTATATTCGCAATATTTGCATTGCTGGCTGGGCTCATACGTTTGACATTGCTTTGGGCCAGCACAAGAATTACCTATGCTATTGGAGCGGATCTCAGTATTGATATCTACCGCCGCACTTTATACCAACCTTATTCTGTCCATCTCGCTCGCAATAGTAGTGAGATTATTAATGGCATTGCAAGCAAGACCAATAATGTCATTAGCACCATCATGATGTTGCTAAATATGATGAGTTCCGGAATCATCCTAATTGCTATTTTGTTGGCATTGCTCTCGATTAGTGCCAAGGTCGCTATTGCAGCCTTTGTGGGATTTGGGCTCATATATACAGCAATTGCATGGATCACCAAGGGTCGTTTATTAAGGGATGGGCGTGAGGTTGCTCTTCAGTCAACGCAGGTGATTAAGTCATTACAAGAGGGGCTAGGGGGCATTCGCGATGTTTTGCTCGATGGCACCCAATCTGTTTACTGTCAGAGCTATCTCAATGCTGATATTCCAATGCGGCGCGCGCAGGGTAGTAGCGTGTTTTTGATTAGCGCCCCACGCTTTGCTATTGAAGCTTTGGGTATGGTGCTCATTTCAGTGCTCGCCTACTTTCTCGCCATTCAACCAGAAGGAATTTCTAGTGCAATCCCAGTGCTAGGAGCATTAGCATTGGGTGCTCAGAGAATGTTGCCAGCTTTACAGCAAATATACGGAGCATGGTCCAGCGTTAAGGGCGGACAAGCCTCATTAGAGGATTCACTAGATTTATTGGACCAGCCTATGCCAACGAATCATCATGAGGATTCATTGGTGTTGCCATTTCAGAGAGCCATTAAGTTGAGTAATCTCTCTTTTTATTACGGTAATAATTCACATCTTGTTCTGAAAAATATTTCGCTAACGATCGCAAAGGGTTCCAGACTCGGTTTAATTGGCAAAACAGGTAGCGGCAAAAGTACATTGACAGATATTTTGATGGGGTTACTAGCACCATCAGCTGGAGATCTAAGCATTGATGGGATTGCTTTAAATACATGCAACATTCGTGCATGGCAAAAGCATATTGCTCACGTTCCTCAGTCGATCTTTTTGGCTGATAGCTCTATTGCGGAAAATATTGCATTTGGTGTGCCGAAGAATGAGATTGATATGGTCAAGGTACGCCATGCCGCAGAAAAAGCGCAACTAGCATCCATTATTGAGACCTGGTCGGATGGGTATCACACAATGGTTGGAGAGCGTGGCGCTCGATTATCAGGCGGTCAAAGGCAGCGCATTGGAATAGCGCGCGCTCTATACAAAGAGGCAGATGTGATTATTTTTGATGAGGCTACTAGCGCTCTTGATAACGAAACAGAATCTGCAGTGATGGAGTCTATTGAAGCATTGGACCAAGATTTGACGCTCATCATCATCGCCCATCGGATTTCAACACTAAGACAGTGCACCCAAATTATTGAGCTTGCAGATGGCGTAATTGCGCGCACTGGAAGTTATCAGGATATTGTGCAGGCAAACCCCGTTTAA
- the neuB gene encoding N-acetylneuraminate synthase — MRKHVLIIAEAGVNHNGDMLLAKKLIEAAAQSGADIVKFQTFNARSLVTEDAQKADYQKLSTDGSESQFEMLKRLELSPEMHYELIAHCKANNIQFLSTGFDSESIHFLHQLGQTQFKVPSGEITNGPFLAQIGALGCEVILSTGMSTMNQIAQALEVLESAGQSRDRITVLHCTTEYPAPISEVNLLAMQAIGKEFGVKVGYSDHTNGIEVAIAAAALGATVIEKHFTLDRELPGPDHKASLEPDELLLMVNSIRNIELSLGDGIKKVTPSEAKNIEIARKSLVAAKPIQKGELFSLDNLCAKRPGNGISPMRFKELIGMPAKRSFKIDELIDL, encoded by the coding sequence TTGAGAAAACATGTTCTTATCATCGCTGAGGCAGGCGTTAACCATAATGGGGATATGCTCCTTGCTAAAAAATTGATTGAAGCTGCAGCCCAATCGGGTGCTGATATCGTTAAATTCCAAACATTTAATGCAAGAAGTTTGGTTACCGAGGATGCGCAAAAAGCTGACTATCAAAAACTTTCAACTGATGGCAGTGAGAGCCAGTTTGAAATGTTAAAGCGTCTAGAACTTTCTCCTGAAATGCACTATGAGCTTATCGCCCATTGCAAAGCGAACAATATTCAATTCTTATCAACAGGATTTGATTCAGAAAGCATTCATTTTTTGCATCAATTAGGGCAGACTCAATTTAAGGTACCCTCAGGTGAAATTACCAATGGACCATTTCTAGCGCAAATAGGCGCCTTAGGTTGCGAGGTAATTCTGTCTACTGGTATGTCAACGATGAATCAGATTGCTCAGGCACTCGAAGTTCTGGAGAGTGCCGGTCAATCAAGAGATAGGATTACCGTTCTCCACTGCACGACTGAATATCCTGCGCCGATATCGGAGGTCAATTTATTGGCTATGCAAGCTATTGGCAAGGAGTTTGGCGTAAAAGTGGGTTACTCTGATCACACCAACGGAATTGAGGTGGCGATTGCTGCAGCTGCCTTGGGTGCCACAGTAATTGAAAAGCACTTTACGCTTGACCGCGAATTACCTGGACCAGATCACAAAGCTAGTCTGGAGCCAGATGAGCTGTTATTAATGGTGAACTCTATTCGTAATATTGAGTTATCGCTTGGCGATGGGATCAAAAAGGTTACCCCTAGCGAAGCTAAAAATATTGAAATTGCTAGAAAGTCCTTGGTTGCTGCCAAACCTATACAAAAGGGTGAATTATTTTCCTTAGATAATTTATGTGCAAAGCGGCCTGGCAATGGGATTTCGCCCATGCGATTTAAGGAGCTAATTGGCATGCCTGCTAAACGTAGTTTCAAAATTGATGAATTGATAGACTTATGA
- a CDS encoding cytidylyltransferase domain-containing protein, translated as MKILALILARGGSKRLPGKNLLPLGGKPLIQWSIDAAKELNQISDVLVSTDDQGIASVSRECGALVPWLRPAHLATDESSSVDSAIHAVDWYESENGFIDGVLLLQPTSPFRNKEMMQKGIALFDKNPLLPVIGVVNAKTHPHWTLKITDKKLIPFIDGVDFAKRSQELPLAYQISGAFYLISPVLLRATKSFMGGGEVTPLVAESEAEAIDIDTELDFHLAKIVANSKGKV; from the coding sequence TTGAAAATACTCGCTCTGATCTTGGCGCGCGGGGGCTCTAAACGCTTACCTGGGAAGAATTTACTTCCGCTGGGTGGAAAACCTTTAATTCAGTGGTCAATTGATGCTGCTAAAGAATTAAATCAGATCAGTGATGTGTTGGTGTCAACTGATGATCAAGGTATTGCAAGCGTTTCTCGTGAGTGTGGGGCATTGGTTCCTTGGTTGCGGCCAGCTCATTTAGCTACCGATGAATCTTCTTCTGTTGATTCTGCGATTCATGCGGTGGATTGGTATGAGTCAGAAAATGGCTTTATTGATGGAGTACTTTTATTACAGCCAACCTCTCCGTTTCGCAATAAGGAGATGATGCAAAAAGGCATTGCGTTATTCGATAAAAACCCTCTTTTGCCGGTGATAGGCGTTGTTAATGCAAAAACACACCCGCATTGGACTTTAAAAATTACCGATAAGAAGTTAATTCCTTTTATTGATGGTGTAGATTTCGCAAAGCGCTCACAAGAGCTGCCACTTGCATATCAAATCAGCGGTGCCTTTTATTTGATATCTCCTGTGTTGTTACGCGCAACCAAAAGCTTTATGGGTGGTGGTGAAGTGACTCCTTTAGTTGCTGAGTCAGAAGCGGAAGCTATCGATATAGATACTGAATTAGATTTTCATTTGGCAAAAATAGTAGCCAATTCAAAGGGTAAAGTTTAA
- the neuC gene encoding UDP-N-acetylglucosamine 2-epimerase, whose product MKRNVCVVTGTRAEYGLLRFLMKEVQSHPRLNLQIIATGMHLSPEFGMTYREIENDGFIIDRKIEMLTSSDSGVGIAKSMGLGMIGFADALAQLNPDIMVVLGDRFEIFAAVSAALVARIPVAHLHGGEATEGAIDEAFRHSITKMSHLHFVAAEEYRDRVIQLGEQPQQVHLVGGLGVDAIKRIKLLNKAELEESLGFQFGKKNLLVTFHPVTLENASAQTQMNALLEALGQLKDTQLIFTMPNADTDGRVLMGQLTDFSSTHSNAHLFTSLGHLRYLSCLQFVDGVVGNSSSGLAEVPSFKKGTVNIGDRQRGRLMSASVINCLPNKNSIAEAINTLYSESFQQSLQEALNPYGDGGAVEKIVEVLESADLQGLIKKPFYNLSKKIIHS is encoded by the coding sequence ATGAAACGAAATGTGTGCGTAGTAACGGGAACTCGCGCTGAGTATGGATTGCTGAGATTCTTAATGAAAGAGGTTCAATCGCACCCTCGATTGAACCTGCAGATCATTGCAACCGGAATGCATTTGTCTCCTGAGTTTGGAATGACCTATCGCGAGATTGAGAATGATGGTTTCATCATTGATCGCAAGATTGAGATGTTGACAAGTTCTGACTCTGGGGTTGGTATTGCAAAGTCAATGGGCTTGGGAATGATTGGCTTTGCTGACGCACTGGCACAGCTCAATCCAGACATCATGGTCGTTTTAGGTGATCGTTTTGAAATTTTTGCCGCAGTATCGGCTGCATTGGTTGCGCGTATTCCTGTAGCACATTTACATGGGGGCGAGGCAACAGAGGGTGCTATTGATGAGGCATTCCGCCACTCCATTACAAAGATGTCTCATTTGCATTTCGTGGCTGCTGAGGAGTATCGTGATCGAGTTATCCAGTTAGGCGAACAGCCTCAGCAAGTTCACTTGGTCGGCGGTTTGGGGGTTGATGCGATCAAACGTATTAAGTTACTTAATAAGGCTGAGCTAGAGGAATCTCTTGGCTTTCAGTTTGGCAAAAAGAATCTTTTAGTTACCTTTCATCCAGTTACCTTGGAAAACGCGAGTGCCCAGACGCAAATGAATGCTTTGCTTGAGGCTTTGGGGCAACTGAAAGACACGCAATTAATATTTACCATGCCCAATGCTGACACTGATGGTCGCGTTTTGATGGGTCAATTAACAGATTTTTCCTCCACACATAGTAATGCCCATTTATTTACTTCTTTGGGTCATCTGAGGTACCTATCTTGTTTGCAGTTTGTAGATGGTGTTGTGGGTAATTCTTCTAGTGGACTCGCTGAGGTACCTAGTTTTAAGAAGGGCACCGTCAATATTGGCGATCGCCAAAGAGGTAGGTTGATGTCGGCAAGCGTCATTAATTGTTTGCCTAATAAGAATTCAATCGCAGAAGCCATTAACACGCTTTACTCAGAAAGTTTTCAGCAAAGTCTTCAAGAAGCACTTAATCCATATGGTGATGGCGGGGCTGTTGAAAAAATTGTGGAAGTACTTGAATCTGCGGATTTACAGGGGCTTATCAAGAAGCCTTTCTATAACCTATCCAAAAAGATAATCCATTCTTAA
- a CDS encoding acetyltransferase — protein MNNAGLILVGAGGHARACIDVIGHASAYEIAGLIGGPDELGTTVDGCRVIGTDKDLEKFSQLHRNALIAVGQIKSPKVRIELYEKLLGYGFAFPVIISSRAYVSDHAIVNSGTIVMHDALINAGAIVGENCIINSKALIEHDAKVGNHCHISTGVIVNGGASVGAGSFVGSGSVIKEGVSIGKNCLIGMGQIVRHNLQDGSILAGVKS, from the coding sequence ATGAACAATGCAGGCCTAATTCTGGTTGGTGCAGGCGGGCATGCGCGCGCTTGCATAGATGTCATTGGCCATGCCAGTGCGTATGAAATTGCCGGTTTAATAGGCGGCCCGGATGAGCTGGGCACCACGGTTGATGGGTGTCGAGTTATAGGCACAGATAAGGATCTTGAAAAGTTTTCTCAGTTACATCGGAATGCTCTGATTGCCGTTGGCCAAATTAAGTCACCAAAGGTTCGAATTGAACTGTATGAAAAATTACTTGGATATGGCTTTGCTTTTCCTGTGATTATTTCAAGCAGAGCCTATGTATCAGATCATGCCATTGTTAATAGCGGAACAATCGTTATGCATGATGCGCTAATTAATGCTGGTGCTATTGTGGGCGAGAACTGCATCATTAATTCAAAGGCGCTGATTGAGCATGATGCAAAAGTTGGCAACCATTGTCATATATCGACCGGTGTGATTGTTAATGGTGGCGCCAGTGTAGGCGCGGGATCTTTTGTTGGAAGCGGCTCTGTAATCAAAGAGGGAGTCTCCATAGGTAAAAATTGTCTAATAGGAATGGGGCAAATAGTTCGCCACAATCTTCAGGATGGTTCTATTCTTGCTGGGGTCAAATCTTGA
- a CDS encoding glycosyltransferase family 1 protein, producing the protein MRIVIDLQGAQSDSRFRGIGRYTVSFTKALIEQAPQHEFFLVLNGAFGESIDAIRDAFYGILPQDHICVWQPVIPASEGHARNAWRTQVNQIIRKAFIAKLKPDLIHISSLFEGYRDNAVTSVEGFNDIGVPVSIMFYDLIPLLDPRKYLDPEPRFKDFYFRRIEQLKNANLLLGISEFSCQQAVEFLGVRPENVVNISAASDLSSENLAKGDGASQRTLEKLGITKPFILYTGGGDPRKNIAGLIDAYKKLPEDIRISHQLVLSGHNIELHKHIKGFGLGGNKQIIVTGYVSDDQLIALYRHCAVFVFPSFFEGFGLPPLEAMSFGAPTLASNTTSIPEVMGEHPGMFNPNVPEELARKLERVLIDSDFRSELIRCGYAQAKKFSWEVSAKRAIEVFEKAQQGLLNSNPNAIEFDISIETTLHQIAAINIRKPSDYDMLCCAQVVAQSFPPHGRKNNLLIDISELVQRDAGTGVQRVTRSILTEFLKAPPDNYDVKLVYATLGNRGYRYANQFLAKLEGKDSKGAVDDVIEAFSGDIFLGLDLQHHTTRFQSDTLKAMRRNGVFVCFVVYDLLPIQFPHFWPGEHGVKLVHENWLRVVCESDAAIGISKAVADELENWIVQESIPHADHFKASWFHLGANISNSPTQGMPANADAIIAQLKERPSFLLVGTLEPRKGYQQVLDSFELLWSQDQQINLVIVGKKGWLVEELHQRIISHSEAGKRLFWIDSASDQFLEKLYETCTCLIAASYGEGFGLPLIEAAQHQTPMIARNLSVFNEVAGNAAYYFDGFAPEDLSNAVLEWLALYRSNQHPKSSDLHWQSWGDSAKQLWNEIKRLEKNWH; encoded by the coding sequence ATGCGCATCGTTATTGATTTACAGGGCGCACAAAGCGACAGCCGCTTTCGCGGTATTGGGCGCTATACAGTTTCTTTTACTAAGGCGCTGATAGAGCAAGCTCCTCAGCATGAATTTTTTCTCGTTCTGAATGGTGCCTTTGGGGAATCCATTGACGCTATTCGTGATGCCTTCTATGGAATCTTGCCGCAAGATCATATATGCGTATGGCAGCCAGTTATTCCAGCGTCGGAGGGTCATGCACGCAATGCTTGGCGGACACAAGTTAATCAAATCATTCGCAAGGCTTTCATTGCCAAACTCAAACCTGATTTGATTCATATCTCAAGTTTGTTTGAGGGTTATCGGGATAACGCGGTGACTAGTGTTGAGGGCTTTAATGATATTGGTGTGCCGGTTAGCATTATGTTTTATGACCTCATTCCACTTTTAGATCCTAGGAAATATTTAGATCCGGAGCCACGCTTCAAAGATTTTTATTTCAGACGAATTGAGCAATTAAAAAATGCAAATCTGCTGCTGGGTATTTCCGAGTTCTCTTGTCAGCAGGCGGTAGAGTTTTTAGGTGTAAGGCCGGAAAATGTGGTCAATATTTCTGCGGCGAGCGATCTTTCTTCTGAGAATTTGGCCAAAGGTGACGGCGCCAGTCAACGCACTCTAGAGAAATTGGGTATCACTAAGCCATTCATCTTGTATACCGGTGGTGGCGATCCTCGCAAAAATATTGCCGGCTTGATAGACGCATATAAAAAGCTTCCGGAAGATATTCGTATTAGCCACCAGCTAGTCCTTTCTGGGCACAATATTGAGTTGCATAAACATATTAAGGGATTCGGGCTTGGCGGAAATAAGCAAATAATCGTGACGGGTTATGTTTCCGATGATCAATTAATTGCTTTATATCGACATTGCGCCGTATTTGTTTTTCCTTCTTTCTTTGAAGGTTTTGGCTTACCTCCTCTGGAGGCGATGAGCTTTGGTGCTCCAACACTAGCTTCCAACACAACAAGCATCCCAGAGGTAATGGGAGAGCATCCTGGCATGTTTAATCCGAATGTTCCAGAAGAGTTAGCCCGGAAGCTGGAGCGTGTACTGATTGACAGTGATTTTCGGAGCGAGTTAATTCGGTGTGGCTATGCTCAAGCCAAGAAGTTTTCATGGGAAGTTTCTGCTAAGCGTGCAATTGAAGTATTTGAAAAAGCACAGCAAGGTCTGCTCAATAGCAATCCAAATGCCATTGAGTTTGATATATCTATTGAAACTACCTTGCATCAAATAGCTGCAATTAATATTCGTAAGCCCAGTGACTACGATATGTTGTGTTGCGCTCAAGTTGTTGCGCAGTCATTTCCCCCGCATGGCAGGAAAAATAATTTATTAATTGATATTTCTGAGTTGGTTCAGCGCGATGCTGGAACAGGAGTGCAGCGAGTTACGCGATCCATTTTGACTGAGTTTTTAAAAGCTCCTCCCGATAATTATGATGTTAAGTTAGTGTATGCAACGCTGGGTAATCGTGGATATCGTTATGCCAATCAATTTCTTGCGAAGCTTGAAGGCAAAGATAGCAAGGGAGCCGTAGATGATGTCATAGAGGCATTTTCGGGCGATATCTTTTTAGGTTTGGATCTTCAGCATCACACGACACGCTTTCAAAGCGATACCTTAAAAGCAATGAGGCGGAATGGTGTTTTTGTTTGCTTTGTTGTTTACGACCTCTTGCCAATTCAATTTCCGCATTTCTGGCCGGGTGAGCATGGGGTTAAGTTAGTTCATGAAAATTGGTTGCGCGTTGTTTGCGAAAGTGATGCGGCAATTGGGATCTCTAAGGCGGTAGCGGATGAGTTGGAAAATTGGATTGTGCAGGAGTCCATTCCTCATGCCGATCACTTTAAGGCTTCTTGGTTTCACTTGGGCGCCAATATTAGTAATTCGCCTACACAAGGTATGCCAGCAAATGCTGATGCAATCATTGCGCAATTAAAAGAGCGGCCTAGTTTTTTATTGGTGGGTACACTGGAACCTCGCAAGGGCTATCAACAGGTGCTGGATTCTTTTGAGTTGCTATGGAGCCAAGACCAGCAAATCAATTTAGTGATAGTCGGTAAAAAAGGTTGGTTAGTGGAAGAATTGCACCAGCGAATTATTTCTCATAGCGAAGCTGGTAAACGGCTGTTTTGGATAGATTCTGCTAGCGATCAGTTTCTTGAGAAGCTTTACGAAACTTGTACTTGTTTAATTGCTGCCTCATACGGCGAAGGCTTTGGTTTGCCTTTGATAGAAGCTGCACAACATCAAACGCCAATGATTGCGCGTAATTTGTCGGTCTTTAATGAGGTAGCCGGTAACGCTGCATATTACTTTGATGGTTTTGCACCCGAAGACTTATCTAATGCGGTGCTAGAGTGGTTGGCCTTATACAGATCCAATCAGCATCCAAAATCCTCTGACTTGCATTGGCAAAGTTGGGGCGATTCAGCCAAGCAGCTCTGGAATGAAATTAAGAGACTTGAAAAGAATTGGCATTGA
- a CDS encoding NAD-dependent 4,6-dehydratase LegB, whose product MTSTSNPLSSNSTILVTGADGFIGSHLTEELVRQGYKVRAFVLYNSFNSWGWLDHCDPSVRGNFEVFAGDIRDPHGVKEAMRGCDAVLHLAALIAIPYSYHSPDTYVDTNIKGTLNVLQAAKELGVKRVIHTSTSEVYGTARFVPITEEHPLQGQSPYSATKIGADQLANSFFTSFELPVVIARPFNTYGPRQSARAVIPTIITQIANGKREIKLGAISPTRDFNFVMDTVSAFISVLNSDQGLGEVVNFGSNFEISIGDTVKLIAEAMNVNVEIITDEVRLRPEKSEVERLWADNSKVKKLFNWQPAYGGRDGFKRGLQETANWFTKSENLKLYKADIYNL is encoded by the coding sequence ATGACAAGTACATCTAACCCCCTATCATCCAATTCAACCATCTTAGTTACTGGGGCTGATGGTTTCATCGGTTCGCATTTGACTGAGGAGTTAGTGCGCCAGGGTTACAAAGTGCGCGCATTTGTTCTATACAACTCATTTAATTCGTGGGGGTGGTTGGATCATTGTGATCCAAGTGTTCGAGGAAATTTCGAGGTATTTGCAGGGGATATTCGAGATCCACATGGCGTCAAAGAGGCAATGAGAGGGTGTGATGCTGTTCTCCATTTGGCCGCTCTCATTGCCATCCCATATTCTTATCATTCCCCCGATACTTATGTTGACACTAATATCAAGGGCACGCTAAATGTGCTTCAAGCCGCAAAAGAGCTTGGTGTCAAAAGAGTGATTCATACTTCTACCAGTGAAGTGTATGGCACAGCCCGTTTCGTCCCCATTACAGAAGAGCACCCGCTACAAGGTCAATCACCTTACTCTGCCACAAAAATTGGAGCTGATCAGTTGGCGAACTCGTTCTTTACCTCGTTCGAGTTGCCCGTAGTAATTGCCAGACCATTTAATACTTATGGGCCTCGGCAATCTGCTCGTGCCGTGATACCGACCATCATTACGCAGATTGCCAATGGAAAGCGTGAAATTAAGCTGGGTGCAATTTCTCCAACACGAGATTTCAATTTTGTAATGGATACGGTAAGCGCATTTATTTCAGTTTTAAATTCTGATCAAGGTCTTGGTGAAGTTGTTAATTTTGGTAGTAATTTTGAGATTTCGATTGGTGATACGGTGAAGTTAATTGCTGAGGCCATGAATGTGAATGTTGAAATCATTACCGATGAAGTTAGATTGCGGCCCGAGAAGTCTGAGGTCGAGCGTCTGTGGGCTGATAACTCGAAAGTGAAGAAACTTTTTAATTGGCAGCCAGCCTATGGAGGGCGCGATGGTTTTAAGCGCGGTTTGCAAGAAACTGCAAACTGGTTCACAAAATCTGAAAACCTCAAGTTGTATAAGGCGGATATTTACAACCTATGA